The sequence GTATCATGTGGTCAAagaaagccaacagtcaacacccAGAGATAACCAGGAAGACGTGAATCCCAGAGCTATTTATTTTTACTGGAGGTAAGCAAGGTGCGGAAGAGGCCAAATATAGAAATCTGGGACAGGTGTATGTTGGATTAAACCAGTAGGAGCCAATGGATttgagaaaacaaacaagaattGCTCTAGAGAAATGGCCCAAACAGGAACCAGGAAGGGACCGTGTGCCCACATCACACCTGACCCCGGGCAGGGATATAAGGGCTCCTGGCCCAGGAGGCTCCACACCTGAGCACATTCCTCTCTACCTGCTCCTCTGACCAAACCCATCCTCAACCCACCAGAATCATGGGCTGCTGTGGCTGTTCTGGAGGCTGTGGGGGCTGCGGCTCCAGATGTGGGGGCTGTGGGGGCTGCGGCTCCAGCTGCTGTGTGCCCGTTTGCTGCTGCAAGCCTGTGTGCTGCTGTGTGCCAGCCTGTTCCTGCTCCAGCTGTGGCTCCTATGGGGGCAGCAAGGGGGGCTGTGGCTCCTGTGGGGGCAGCAAGGGGGGCTGTGGCTCCTGTGGGGACTACAAAGGGGGCTGTGGCTCCTGTGGGGGCTCTAAGGGGGGCTGTGGCTCCTGTGGGGGCTGCAAGGGGTGCTGTGGCTCCTGTGGGGGCTCTAAGGGGGGCTGTGGCTCCTGTGGGGGCTACAAAGGGGGCTGTGGCTCCTGTGGGGGCTGTGGCTCCTGTGGCTGCTCCCAGTCCAGCTGCTGCTCTTCAAGCGGTGGGCCATCTTGCTGCCACCCCACTTGCTGCCAGTCCAGCTGCTGTGTCCCCGTGTGCTGCCAGTGCGAGATCTGAGGCTCTGACCACAGCCCTCAGGTAAGCCCAGCAGATCAGGTCCTCATGAAGAGACCAGCACCCCATCCCAGAGCCATAAATGCAGCTCTGGACGTGTCCTTATCCACAACCGCAGTCCCAGATTTGAAGGAGAGCCACCCTCTCTTGCCGTTTGCCCCCCTCTAGGATCCTCTGCCTCATTCACCTTGAGGAAGAGCAATCAGGACCCTCAGGCCTGCTCCCAGAGTCCACCCCTCTCCCAAAGAGGGCTTCGCTGAGGTTGCTCAGTCCCAGTGAAGGCCAGTGTCTGTCCCATGGTCCCTCCACCCCTGGCGCATCCCAGCACCTTCTCTGCACCTTACCTACGCTGCCTCCACCTAGACCTGGAGACACCTCTAAACAAAACACCCCTGACCAAGGACACACTGTCTCTGCTTCTTTAACAGAAGGCCCCATGGGAATTCAGAAATGCCTGGGTGTGGCTCATGGAATCAAAACAGACGCAACATCCCTTTGGGAAGGCAAACCTGGCAATGCTTACTAAAATGTAACCTTCGTCTCTCTTATTTAATTTGTTTCAGTGACGTTAGCCAATACAAttacacaacagaataaaacggaAAATACAAGAGTTGGAAAGAGGAGGCAAAATTGCCATAATTTACAGATGACGCAATTGCATAGCTGGAAAGGAACAAAAAGTGAGTTATTCAGGGAGGGGCTGGCACACAGTTAACACCGGAGGTCAATAGTCTTTATGAATGCACACAAACAGAAATGTAATGAAAGAACGCTCCCTACGTGCACTTCATCAGGAACTTTTGTTTCTTAATTTATATGAAAAAACAATACTTCTAATACTAAACACTGTAATATTAAAAACTAGAAACCACCCAAACGCCCATTCATGGTAGACGAGAAAAACACCTCGTGGTGTGTTCACTCCGGGGAGTACTATACAGCAACAAACAATGTGGAGGGAAGGAAACCAGGGGCAAGGACACAAACCGTAATCAGgactagctgccgtcaagtcgactctgacgcacggcgaccccaggtgtgtcacagtagaaatctgctttgtagggttttcggtggctgagttttgggaagcagacctcgagggctttcttccgaggcacctccgggtggacgcAAACCTCCAGCTTTTTTGTTATCACCTGGGCGtgtcaaccatttgcactgcccggGGACATACTATACAAATTGTTACACATGAGACACAAAAGAGACGAAATAATCAATGCCATTAATGGTCAGGATGGGGGCCTTTGACGGGGCAGTGACCTGAAGGGGCGTAAAGGTCTGACaacagtgatctgctcctgaaagcttacaccttggaaaaccctaaggaattgcctcaacagcaactgggttttggttctgttttgtttggaCTGAATATAAATAAAACGTAGCTTCTTTGGTCATCTTTAAACCTATAAACAGTATtaacaaatgtggtatatctattTTTAGAACAATGAAATAGTAAGCAAATTATGtattaaagaatgaaaataaaatttccataaaaattaaatgaaccagacttaatggtctgactgcaactagaaggactctggtggtcacggcccccagagcttctgttggcccaggacaggaaccattcccaaagccaactcttcagacagggattggactggacaatgggttggagagggatgctggtgaggagtgagcttcttagatcaggtggacactagagactatgttgtcatctcctgcctggaggggagatgagagggtggagggggttagaagctggcgaaatggacacgaaaagcgagagtggagggagagagcaggctgtctcattagggggagagtaattgggagtgtgtagcagggtgtatatgagtttttgtgtaagagactgacttgttaactttcacttaaagtacaataaaaattttaaaaaattaattgaatATGAAATAGATGTgataaaaaagaacaataaaatcgATAGAAATTATTCCACCTTCAACACGCAAACGGTAGCAAAGTTTTCAGATGACACCAGCAGCAGAATTCATtaagaaataatgaataaatttttatataaattcctAATAGCAGGAATGGACAGGCTCATGAATTATTTCATAATCTGGTTCACGAATAATAGTCAATCATATAAATACTTCGGGAAAGGACTTAAATTTCTTGCTAACTTGACATGAAATAGGACCCCCTGAATGATGACACAGAGCACGTACCAGGCCACTACCACGAGACCATCAGTCGGAAATGGGCTGACGAGTGAATTACTTGAGAAAGTATTTAAAAACtgattgttgtcagttgccgtcaCATCGGCTCTGACCTGTGCTGACCCCACACAGGAGAATGAAAGGCTacctggtcccacaccatctcACCTCCTCCATCTGCTCAAGCGCATGGTTGCAGCCCCTGGGGGTTTTGAGTGTTTTCCACCCCAGGGCTTTATCCTCCAGCTCTATATTGGACGACAagctgctgtgatccatagggttttctctggctgattttcggaagtacacGTGTCTTCTTAAAATTAAGGGAGTCTGTGCATGaaattgtttgtgtgtgtgcgggAAATAAGACCAAATTCTTTTTGAGCAGGAGCTTTGCTTGTGTGCACAGACACTAACAACACGTCGCCCCCTGGTGGCGAGCCTGGCAAATTCATTGTGAGATTTg comes from Elephas maximus indicus isolate mEleMax1 chromosome 7, mEleMax1 primary haplotype, whole genome shotgun sequence and encodes:
- the LOC126080706 gene encoding keratin-associated protein 5-10-like, producing the protein MGCCGCSGGCGGCGSRCGGCGGCGSSCCVPVCCCKPVCCCVPACSCSSCGSYGGSKGGCGSCGGSKGGCGSCGDYKGGCGSCGGSKGGCGSCGGCKGCCGSCGGSKGGCGSCGGYKGGCGSCGGCGSCGCSQSSCCSSSGGPSCCHPTCCQSSCCVPVCCQCEI